The following are from one region of the Cloacibacterium sp. TD35 genome:
- a CDS encoding putative quinol monooxygenase → MNLHIVALFRFKENHLFDAIELLKKLVIETRKEEGCLQYDLVEDRENKGTFFIIELWETEEHHRLHAGTEHLFTFRQNASPLMESQTEVYRGTKIF, encoded by the coding sequence ATGAATTTACACATTGTAGCATTATTTAGATTTAAAGAGAATCATCTTTTTGATGCGATAGAATTATTGAAAAAGTTAGTAATAGAAACCAGAAAAGAAGAAGGCTGTTTGCAATATGATTTGGTAGAAGACCGAGAAAATAAAGGCACTTTTTTCATCATTGAACTTTGGGAAACCGAAGAACATCACCGTTTACATGCAGGAACGGAGCATCTTTTTACTTTTAGACAAAACGCATCTCCGCTGATGGAATCCCAAACCGAAGTTTACAGAGGGACGAAAATTTTTTAA
- a CDS encoding GNAT family N-acetyltransferase: MSNFHIRKATPEDTQTIFDLIYKLAVYEKLENDVITTVEELRTNIFEKKFAEVLIAEENEKPVGFALYFHNFSTFVGKPGIYLEDLFVEPETRGKGYGKALLVELARIAKERNCGRLEWSVLDWNTPSIEFYKSLGAKPMDEWTVFRLDKAGIENLAK, from the coding sequence ATGTCAAACTTCCACATCAGAAAAGCAACGCCAGAAGACACACAAACCATCTTTGACCTCATTTACAAATTAGCCGTTTACGAAAAACTAGAAAACGACGTTATTACAACCGTAGAAGAACTCCGCACCAATATTTTTGAGAAAAAATTTGCAGAAGTTCTCATCGCAGAAGAAAACGAAAAACCTGTAGGTTTTGCACTGTACTTTCATAATTTTTCAACGTTTGTTGGTAAACCTGGTATTTATTTAGAAGACCTTTTTGTAGAACCAGAAACTCGCGGAAAAGGTTACGGAAAAGCACTTTTAGTAGAACTGGCAAGAATTGCAAAAGAAAGAAACTGTGGCAGATTAGAATGGAGCGTACTTGATTGGAACACCCCTTCTATAGAATTTTATAAATCCCTAGGTGCAAAACCAATGGACGAATGGACGGTTTTCCGTTTAGACAAAGCTGGAATAGAAAACTTGGCTAAATAA
- the lysS gene encoding lysine--tRNA ligase: MSLSEQEIIRREKLQKLTEMGINAFPADEYKITDTTNSIKNDFTEGKAVKIAGRLMSRRIQGKASFAELQDSEGRIQVYFNRDEICTGEDKTLYNEVYKHLLDIGDIIGIEGELFKTQVGEMTVMVKNFTLLTKALRPLPQPRTDENGVIHDAFNDPELRYRQRYVDLTVNPHVKEIFVKRTKLFNAMREFFNNAGYFEVETPILQAIPGGAAARPFITHHNALDIPLYMRIANELYLKRLIVGGFDGVYEFSKNFRNEGMDRTHNPEFTAMEIYVAYKDYNWMMDFTEKLLEFCAVSVNGTPESQFGEHTINWKAPYPRVSMTEAIQKFTGFDITGKTEDELRVFAKSIGIEVDETMGKGKLIDEIFGEKCEGNFIQPTFITDYPIEMSPLTKKHRSKEGLTERFELMVCGKEIANAYSELNDPIDQRERFESQMALSERGDDEAMFIDQDFLRALEYGMPPTSGLGIGMDRLIMFLTNNASIQEVLFFPQMRPEKAVPKVELNEDDKVIIEILEKNGGEMSLADVKTQSQFSGKKWDKTSKNLTKLNVVKVEKTDDDLLMKLV, from the coding sequence ATGTCTTTATCAGAACAGGAAATCATCAGAAGAGAGAAATTACAGAAACTCACCGAAATGGGAATTAATGCATTCCCCGCAGATGAATATAAAATTACAGATACTACCAATTCTATCAAGAACGATTTTACTGAAGGAAAAGCAGTGAAAATCGCAGGTAGATTAATGTCTAGAAGAATTCAAGGGAAGGCTTCTTTCGCAGAATTACAAGATTCTGAAGGTAGAATTCAGGTGTATTTTAATCGTGATGAAATCTGTACTGGCGAAGATAAAACGCTTTATAATGAAGTCTACAAACATCTTTTAGATATTGGTGATATCATCGGTATTGAAGGAGAATTGTTCAAAACTCAAGTGGGGGAAATGACAGTAATGGTGAAAAACTTCACCTTATTAACCAAAGCACTTCGTCCGCTTCCGCAACCTAGAACTGATGAAAATGGAGTGATTCATGATGCTTTTAACGACCCAGAACTTAGATACAGACAGCGTTATGTAGATCTTACGGTGAATCCTCATGTAAAAGAAATTTTCGTAAAGAGAACTAAGTTGTTCAATGCGATGCGAGAGTTTTTCAATAATGCAGGTTATTTCGAGGTAGAAACGCCTATTTTACAGGCAATTCCTGGTGGCGCCGCGGCAAGGCCATTTATTACTCACCATAATGCGTTAGATATTCCATTATACATGAGAATTGCAAACGAATTATATCTGAAAAGATTAATCGTAGGTGGTTTTGATGGTGTTTACGAATTTTCTAAAAATTTCCGTAACGAAGGAATGGATAGAACCCATAATCCAGAGTTTACCGCAATGGAAATTTATGTGGCATACAAAGATTACAACTGGATGATGGATTTCACTGAGAAATTGTTAGAATTCTGTGCAGTTTCTGTTAACGGAACTCCAGAATCTCAGTTTGGTGAACATACCATCAATTGGAAAGCTCCTTATCCAAGAGTTTCGATGACAGAAGCGATTCAGAAATTCACAGGTTTTGATATAACTGGAAAAACCGAAGATGAATTGCGCGTTTTTGCAAAATCTATCGGAATTGAAGTAGATGAAACGATGGGTAAAGGAAAATTAATTGATGAAATTTTCGGCGAAAAATGCGAAGGAAACTTCATCCAGCCGACTTTCATAACAGATTATCCAATCGAAATGTCGCCTTTAACCAAAAAACATAGAAGCAAAGAAGGGCTTACCGAACGTTTTGAATTAATGGTTTGTGGTAAAGAAATTGCCAATGCATATTCAGAGTTGAATGATCCAATTGACCAAAGAGAACGTTTCGAGTCTCAAATGGCGCTTTCTGAGCGTGGTGATGACGAGGCGATGTTCATAGACCAAGATTTCTTAAGAGCTTTGGAATATGGTATGCCGCCAACTTCAGGTTTGGGAATTGGTATGGATAGACTGATTATGTTCTTAACCAATAATGCATCTATTCAAGAAGTGTTATTCTTCCCGCAAATGAGACCAGAAAAAGCGGTTCCAAAAGTAGAATTGAATGAAGATGATAAAGTAATCATCGAAATTTTAGAAAAAAATGGCGGCGAAATGAGTTTAGCTGATGTGAAAACGCAATCTCAGTTTTCAGGAAAAAAATGGGACAAAACATCTAAAAATCTTACCAAATTAAATGTGGTGAAGGTAGAGAAAACAGATGATGATTTGTTAATGAAATTGGTATAA
- a CDS encoding dihydrolipoamide acetyltransferase family protein translates to MAEYKLILPSMGEGVMEATIISWLYNEGDTVNEDDSVVEIATDKVDSDIPTPVSGKIVKILKHKDEVAKIGEAIAILEIAGEGEAAPVAETQKIEEPKTEAPAAEVVKELEKPLANTSTPQEFSGDVYLSPLVKSIAQEENISETELKTIKGSGLEGRITKEDILAFVKNRGTSTPVTAPVQITAPVAAAPQSVPVPVSEGDEIIPMDRVRKIIADAMVNSKRTSPHVTSFIESDVTNVVKWRAKHKDIFEKREGEKLTFMPIFVKAVVKAIQDFPMINVSVDGDKIIKKKNINIGMATALPDGNLIVPVIKNADQLSLSGLAKAINDLAYRARNKKLRPEDTQGATYTISNVGTFGNLMGTPIIPQPQVAILAIGAIVKKPAVIETKDGDMIGIRQMMFMSHSYDHRVVDGSLGGMFLKHVHDYLQNWDMNTEI, encoded by the coding sequence ATGGCAGAATACAAATTAATCCTTCCAAGCATGGGAGAAGGCGTGATGGAAGCTACTATTATCAGTTGGTTATACAATGAAGGCGACACCGTAAATGAAGATGATTCTGTGGTAGAAATTGCTACCGACAAAGTAGACTCTGATATCCCTACACCAGTTTCTGGGAAAATTGTAAAAATTTTAAAACATAAAGACGAAGTTGCTAAAATTGGTGAAGCAATCGCTATTTTAGAAATCGCAGGAGAAGGAGAAGCTGCACCAGTTGCTGAAACTCAGAAAATAGAAGAACCTAAAACTGAAGCTCCTGCTGCAGAAGTAGTAAAAGAATTAGAAAAACCTTTAGCTAACACTTCTACTCCTCAAGAATTTTCGGGAGATGTATATCTTTCTCCACTCGTAAAATCTATTGCTCAAGAAGAAAACATTTCTGAAACAGAACTTAAAACCATTAAAGGTTCTGGTTTAGAAGGCAGAATTACCAAAGAAGATATTTTGGCTTTTGTAAAAAATAGAGGCACCTCTACTCCAGTTACTGCGCCAGTTCAAATAACTGCGCCAGTTGCTGCTGCACCGCAATCTGTGCCAGTTCCGGTTTCAGAAGGTGACGAAATTATCCCGATGGATAGAGTTAGAAAAATCATTGCAGATGCTATGGTTAATTCTAAGAGAACTTCGCCTCACGTTACTTCTTTCATAGAATCAGACGTAACAAATGTTGTAAAATGGAGAGCAAAACACAAAGATATTTTCGAAAAACGTGAAGGCGAAAAATTGACTTTCATGCCTATTTTCGTGAAAGCAGTGGTAAAAGCTATTCAGGATTTCCCAATGATTAATGTTTCTGTAGATGGTGACAAAATCATCAAAAAGAAAAATATCAACATCGGTATGGCAACTGCTTTGCCAGACGGAAACCTTATCGTTCCTGTAATTAAAAACGCTGACCAATTATCACTTTCTGGATTAGCAAAAGCAATTAACGATTTGGCTTACAGAGCAAGAAACAAAAAACTTCGTCCAGAAGATACTCAAGGTGCTACTTACACCATTTCAAACGTAGGAACTTTCGGAAATCTAATGGGAACGCCTATTATTCCTCAACCGCAAGTTGCGATTTTGGCAATTGGTGCCATTGTAAAAAAACCTGCAGTTATCGAAACCAAAGATGGAGATATGATTGGCATCCGTCAAATGATGTTCATGAGTCATTCTTATGACCACAGAGTTGTAGACGGTTCTCTTGGCGGAATGTTCCTAAAACACGTTCATGATTACCTACAAAATTGGGACATGAATACAGAGATTTAA
- a CDS encoding c-type cytochrome, which yields MKRIILTLALGTLVAVSCSKKEEPVKESNVMLPEPTEQTAATAAATPEEEGKKLIEGSDCLTCHKEDAKLVGPAYQDVAAKYTEADIDMLADKIINGGSGVWGEIPMAAHAGMDKENAKKMVKYILSLKK from the coding sequence ATGAAAAGAATAATTTTAACATTAGCTTTAGGAACATTAGTAGCGGTTTCTTGTTCTAAAAAAGAAGAGCCAGTAAAAGAATCAAATGTAATGTTGCCAGAACCTACAGAGCAAACTGCTGCTACAGCTGCTGCAACTCCTGAAGAAGAAGGCAAAAAATTAATCGAAGGTTCAGATTGCCTTACTTGTCATAAAGAAGATGCTAAATTAGTAGGTCCTGCTTATCAAGATGTAGCAGCGAAGTATACTGAAGCAGATATTGATATGTTAGCAGATAAAATTATCAATGGTGGTAGCGGAGTTTGGGGAGAAATTCCTATGGCTGCACACGCTGGTATGGATAAAGAAAATGCTAAAAAAATGGTGAAATATATTCTTTCACTTAAAAAATAA
- a CDS encoding alpha-ketoacid dehydrogenase subunit alpha/beta has protein sequence MNFNTENLDKETLLYLYKAMVLPRTIEEKMLIALRQGKISKWFSSWGQEATSVGSALAMNKEEYILTMHRNLGVFTSREIPLDRLFSQFQGKMNGFTKGRDRSFHFGTQEFKIVGMISHLGSQMGIADGIALSHLLNQEEKCTLVYTGDGGASEGDFHEAVNTAAVWNLPVIIVVENNQWGLSTPSREQFRCKSFADKGIGYGIEAHSINGNNILEVYQTFRHLAESIRKNPRPVLVECNTFRLRGHEEASGTAYYPEGMIEEWTKQDPIYNYEQFLLSEGILNQNLIEEIKESYKKQVDEALDQTIAEPEIIPNKKTELEDVYAPFDNHEILPEKLQNREIRFIDAISEAIEISMKNHPNLVLMGQDIAEYGGAFKITEGFVEKFGKKRVRNTPLCEAAIVGSGLGLSINGYKSMVEMQFADFVTEGFNQIINNLAKTHYRWNQNADVVVRMPTGAGTGAGPFHSQSNEAWFTKTPGLKIAYPAFPDDAKGLLIQSFEDPNPVLFFEHKKLYRSLKGNVPEGFYTTPFGKARKVKEGNELTIITYGLGVHIALEFAEKNPEISLEIVDLRTLIPLDTDTIYESVKKCNKVIILHEDTLTCGFGAELSALITEHCFEDLDAPILRVASMDTPIPFNKKLEDQFMPNEELAEAVEKILKY, from the coding sequence ATGAATTTCAACACCGAAAATCTTGATAAAGAAACACTACTCTACCTTTACAAAGCAATGGTTTTACCCAGAACCATAGAAGAAAAAATGCTCATTGCTTTACGCCAAGGTAAAATTTCGAAATGGTTTTCTAGTTGGGGACAAGAAGCCACTTCTGTAGGTTCTGCTCTTGCGATGAACAAAGAAGAATACATCTTGACCATGCATAGAAATTTAGGCGTTTTTACTTCAAGGGAAATTCCATTGGATAGACTTTTTTCTCAGTTTCAAGGAAAAATGAATGGTTTCACCAAAGGGAGAGACAGAAGTTTTCATTTCGGAACTCAGGAATTCAAAATTGTGGGAATGATTTCTCATTTGGGCTCACAAATGGGTATTGCAGACGGAATTGCACTTTCTCATTTATTAAATCAGGAAGAAAAATGCACTTTGGTTTACACCGGTGATGGTGGCGCTTCTGAAGGTGATTTCCACGAAGCCGTAAATACAGCTGCCGTTTGGAATCTGCCTGTCATCATCGTAGTAGAAAATAATCAATGGGGACTTTCTACTCCATCTCGTGAACAGTTTAGATGCAAATCATTCGCAGACAAAGGAATTGGCTACGGAATAGAAGCCCATTCTATTAATGGAAATAATATTCTGGAAGTTTATCAAACTTTCAGACATTTAGCAGAAAGCATCAGAAAAAACCCTAGACCTGTTTTGGTAGAGTGCAATACATTCAGACTCAGAGGTCACGAAGAAGCTTCAGGAACAGCTTATTACCCAGAAGGAATGATTGAAGAATGGACAAAACAAGACCCGATTTATAACTATGAACAATTCTTACTTTCTGAAGGAATTTTAAATCAAAATTTAATTGAAGAAATTAAAGAATCTTATAAAAAACAAGTAGACGAAGCACTAGACCAAACCATCGCAGAACCAGAAATCATTCCGAATAAAAAAACAGAATTAGAAGATGTCTACGCACCTTTTGATAATCACGAAATCTTACCTGAAAAATTACAAAACAGAGAAATAAGATTCATCGATGCGATTTCTGAAGCCATAGAAATTTCCATGAAAAACCATCCCAATCTTGTTTTGATGGGACAAGATATTGCAGAATATGGCGGCGCTTTTAAAATTACAGAAGGTTTTGTTGAAAAATTTGGCAAAAAAAGAGTGAGAAATACGCCATTGTGCGAAGCTGCGATTGTAGGTTCTGGTTTAGGATTAAGCATTAATGGCTACAAATCTATGGTAGAAATGCAGTTCGCAGATTTTGTTACGGAAGGTTTCAATCAAATCATCAATAACTTGGCAAAAACCCATTACAGATGGAATCAAAATGCTGATGTAGTGGTAAGAATGCCAACTGGAGCGGGAACTGGAGCGGGTCCTTTTCACTCTCAAAGTAATGAAGCTTGGTTTACCAAAACTCCGGGACTGAAAATCGCATATCCTGCTTTTCCAGATGATGCAAAAGGTTTATTGATTCAAAGTTTTGAAGATCCAAATCCAGTATTGTTTTTCGAACATAAAAAATTATACAGAAGTCTGAAAGGAAACGTTCCAGAAGGATTCTACACTACTCCTTTCGGGAAAGCCAGAAAAGTAAAAGAAGGTAATGAACTTACGATTATTACTTACGGTTTAGGAGTTCATATCGCTCTAGAATTTGCAGAGAAAAATCCTGAAATTTCATTAGAAATTGTGGATTTAAGAACGTTGATTCCATTGGATACAGATACTATTTACGAATCAGTGAAAAAATGCAATAAAGTGATTATTTTACATGAAGACACTTTAACTTGTGGATTCGGCGCGGAGCTATCTGCACTCATTACTGAACATTGTTTTGAGGATTTGGATGCTCCTATTCTACGTGTAGCTTCTATGGACACGCCAATTCCGTTCAATAAAAAGCTCGAAGACCAATTTATGCCAAATGAAGAATTGGCAGAAGCTGTAGAGAAAATTTTGAAATATTAA
- a CDS encoding DUF4197 family protein has protein sequence MKKYILAAGLALGSVGIITTTTQSCMTIATTVGLSVLKKILIGGVSKGLGIFKDKNSFLGNELINAALPQQLKDINSTLEKLGLSNLVQKEKGYIADVAAFIAPIAEPILINAINDMTSAEAQQIAQGGSGAATVYLKQKTSAQLMAAIAPKVDAKLNEYGIVRSVNLALQGNNLLGGLLGNQNSTNSASSSLSNLAAEQMVNGLFNIVENYEKTNPENPMNILK, from the coding sequence ATGAAAAAATATATTTTAGCTGCAGGATTAGCACTAGGTTCAGTTGGAATTATTACCACTACCACGCAATCTTGTATGACGATTGCCACTACAGTAGGACTTTCGGTTCTTAAAAAGATTTTAATTGGTGGCGTTTCTAAAGGTTTAGGAATTTTTAAAGATAAAAACAGTTTCTTGGGCAATGAATTGATTAATGCTGCACTTCCGCAACAGCTGAAAGATATTAATTCTACTCTAGAAAAATTAGGCTTAAGTAATTTGGTTCAAAAGGAAAAAGGATACATTGCAGACGTTGCTGCTTTTATTGCACCGATTGCAGAACCTATTTTAATCAATGCGATTAATGACATGACATCAGCAGAAGCTCAACAAATTGCACAAGGTGGAAGTGGTGCTGCAACGGTTTATCTTAAACAAAAAACCAGTGCACAATTAATGGCTGCTATCGCTCCAAAAGTAGATGCGAAACTCAATGAATACGGAATTGTAAGAAGTGTAAATCTTGCTTTACAAGGAAATAACTTGCTTGGCGGTTTATTAGGAAATCAAAATTCTACTAATTCAGCAAGTTCAAGTTTGAGCAATCTAGCTGCAGAACAAATGGTGAATGGACTGTTCAACATTGTAGAAAATTATGAAAAAACAAATCCAGAAAATCCTATGAATATTTTGAAATAG
- the lipB gene encoding lipoyl(octanoyl) transferase LipB, protein MNASQNKRIKFEELGLKNYLEAFEYQQSLMDEIITIKIKNRENEDQEPETTPNYLLFVEHPHVYTLGKSGDEHNMLANESKLKEIDATFVKTNRGGDITYHGFGQLVGYPILDLDNFKSDIHLYMRNLEEVIIRAIAEYGLKGERSVGETGVWLDVGKPYARKICALGVKTSKWVTMHGFGLNVNTDLRYFEYIIPCGIKDKAVTSLKRELEREIDLEEVKEKIKKHFQDVFEAELF, encoded by the coding sequence ATGAACGCTTCACAAAACAAAAGAATAAAATTCGAAGAATTGGGCCTTAAAAATTATCTTGAGGCTTTTGAATATCAACAGTCTTTAATGGATGAAATCATTACCATTAAAATCAAAAACAGAGAAAACGAAGACCAAGAACCAGAAACTACTCCTAATTATTTACTGTTTGTAGAACACCCACATGTTTACACTTTAGGAAAATCTGGTGATGAGCACAATATGCTTGCTAATGAAAGTAAACTGAAAGAAATAGATGCTACTTTCGTAAAAACTAATCGCGGTGGAGACATTACCTATCATGGTTTCGGTCAACTTGTAGGTTATCCGATTTTGGATTTAGACAACTTCAAATCAGATATTCATTTATACATGAGAAATCTGGAAGAAGTAATCATCAGAGCCATTGCAGAATACGGCTTAAAAGGCGAAAGAAGTGTTGGCGAAACTGGAGTTTGGTTAGATGTAGGAAAACCCTATGCTAGAAAAATTTGTGCATTGGGCGTTAAAACTTCAAAATGGGTGACTATGCACGGTTTTGGCTTAAATGTAAATACAGATTTAAGATATTTCGAATACATTATTCCTTGCGGAATTAAAGACAAAGCGGTTACTTCTCTAAAAAGAGAGCTTGAACGTGAAATAGATTTAGAAGAAGTAAAAGAAAAAATTAAAAAACATTTTCAAGATGTTTTCGAAGCGGAACTTTTTTAA
- the gyrB gene encoding DNA topoisomerase (ATP-hydrolyzing) subunit B, whose protein sequence is MSQKQYTADSIQALEGIEHVRLRPSMYIGDVGVRGLHHLVYEVVDNSIDEALAGHCDTIAVTIHEGDGISVKDNGRGIPVDFHQKEQKSALEVVMTKIGAGGKFDKDSYKVSGGLHGVGVSCVNALSTSLIATVSRNGKLYQQKYSQGKALADVQEIGTSTSTGTEVFFQPDGSIFQELVYNYDTLAARLRELAFLNKGITITLTDERRKNEDGSFPIETFHSEGGLKEFVAYIDGNRESIMEHVIFMEGERDDIPVEVAMRYNTSFNENLHSYVNNINTHEGGTHLAGFRRALTRTLKKYADELGLPAKEKVEITGDDFREGLTAIISVKVMEPQFEGQTKTKLGNSEVSGAVDKIVGEMLTNFLEENPNEAKQIVQKVVLAAKARQAAKKAREMVQRKSPMGGSGLPGKLSDCSSKDPEISEIFLVEGDSAGGTAKQGRDRHFQAILPLRGKILNVEKSMLHKVYDNDEIKNIYTALGVSVGTEEDSKALNLAKLRYHKIVIMTDADIDGSHISTLILTFFFRYMKELIEQGYIYIAQPPLYLLKKGNKKMYAYNEKEREAKTLEMAPDGKGVEVQRYKGLGEMNPEQLWETTLNPENRILKQVTIESLAEADNVFSMLMGDEVPPRREFIEKNAIYANIDA, encoded by the coding sequence ATGAGTCAAAAACAATATACAGCAGACAGTATTCAGGCATTAGAAGGGATAGAACACGTACGTCTTAGACCTTCTATGTACATTGGTGATGTAGGAGTTAGAGGTTTGCATCACTTGGTTTATGAGGTAGTTGATAACTCTATTGACGAAGCTTTGGCTGGTCATTGTGATACCATTGCAGTAACCATTCACGAAGGAGACGGAATTTCTGTAAAAGATAATGGTAGAGGTATTCCTGTAGACTTTCACCAAAAAGAGCAAAAATCTGCGCTAGAAGTAGTAATGACCAAAATTGGTGCAGGTGGTAAGTTTGACAAAGATTCTTACAAAGTTTCTGGTGGTCTTCACGGAGTTGGGGTTTCTTGTGTTAATGCACTTTCTACTTCTTTAATTGCTACTGTTTCTAGAAACGGAAAATTATACCAACAAAAATATTCTCAAGGAAAAGCATTAGCAGATGTACAAGAAATAGGAACTTCTACTTCTACAGGAACCGAAGTTTTCTTTCAGCCAGATGGAAGCATTTTCCAAGAATTGGTGTACAATTATGATACTTTAGCTGCTAGATTAAGAGAATTGGCGTTCCTAAATAAAGGAATTACCATTACTTTAACAGACGAAAGAAGAAAAAATGAAGATGGAAGTTTCCCAATCGAAACGTTCCACTCAGAAGGTGGTCTTAAAGAATTTGTTGCCTACATTGACGGAAACCGTGAATCAATCATGGAACACGTAATCTTTATGGAAGGTGAGCGTGATGATATTCCGGTAGAAGTAGCAATGCGTTACAATACTTCATTCAATGAGAATTTACACTCTTACGTAAATAATATCAATACACACGAAGGAGGAACGCATTTAGCAGGTTTCAGAAGAGCCTTAACAAGAACTTTGAAGAAATATGCAGATGAATTAGGTCTTCCTGCGAAAGAAAAAGTAGAAATTACGGGTGATGACTTTAGAGAAGGTCTTACAGCGATTATTTCTGTAAAAGTGATGGAGCCTCAGTTCGAAGGTCAAACCAAAACCAAGTTAGGAAACTCAGAAGTTTCTGGTGCAGTAGATAAAATTGTAGGCGAAATGCTTACTAATTTCTTAGAAGAAAACCCTAATGAAGCGAAGCAAATCGTACAAAAAGTAGTTCTAGCTGCAAAAGCAAGACAAGCTGCGAAAAAAGCTCGTGAAATGGTTCAGAGAAAATCTCCAATGGGAGGTTCTGGTTTACCAGGGAAATTATCTGACTGTTCTTCTAAAGACCCTGAAATTTCAGAAATCTTCTTAGTAGAGGGAGATTCTGCAGGCGGAACTGCTAAACAAGGTAGAGATAGACATTTTCAAGCGATTCTTCCATTGAGAGGTAAAATATTGAACGTAGAAAAATCTATGCTTCACAAAGTATATGATAATGACGAAATCAAGAATATTTATACAGCTCTTGGGGTTTCTGTAGGAACAGAAGAAGATTCTAAAGCTTTGAACTTGGCAAAACTAAGATATCACAAAATCGTAATCATGACCGATGCTGATATTGATGGTTCTCACATTTCTACGTTGATTCTTACGTTCTTCTTTAGATATATGAAAGAACTCATCGAACAAGGTTACATTTACATTGCACAACCTCCTTTATATTTATTGAAAAAAGGAAACAAGAAAATGTATGCTTACAACGAGAAAGAAAGAGAAGCAAAAACTCTAGAAATGGCTCCAGATGGAAAAGGAGTAGAAGTACAGCGTTATAAAGGTCTTGGGGAAATGAACCCAGAACAGTTATGGGAAACGACTTTAAATCCTGAAAACAGAATCTTAAAACAAGTAACCATAGAAAGCCTTGCAGAAGCAGATAACGTATTCTCTATGTTAATGGGCGACGAAGTGCCACCAAGAAGAGAGTTCATCGAGAAGAATGCAATCTATGCAAATATTGACGCTTAA
- the rpsR gene encoding 30S ribosomal protein S18, which yields MAIDEMAKQASAGGESEVKFLTPLDINTKSDKKYCRFKKYGIKYVDYKDADFLLQFVNEQGKILPRRYTGTSLKYQRKVSAAIKRARHLALMPYVADLLK from the coding sequence ATGGCAATCGACGAAATGGCAAAACAAGCATCAGCTGGAGGTGAATCAGAAGTAAAATTCCTTACTCCACTTGATATCAATACTAAATCTGATAAAAAATACTGTAGATTCAAAAAATACGGTATTAAATACGTAGACTATAAAGATGCTGACTTCTTATTACAGTTCGTAAACGAACAAGGTAAAATTTTACCAAGAAGATATACAGGTACTTCTCTTAAATATCAAAGAAAAGTTTCTGCAGCAATCAAAAGAGCTAGACATTTAGCTTTAATGCCTTACGTAGCAGACTTATTAAAATAA
- the rplI gene encoding 50S ribosomal protein L9, producing the protein MEIILKKDVENLGLEFDTVKVKPGYARNFLIPQGYALLATPKNKAALEATLEARKEEEAKLIAAATAIIEKLKATTISIAAKVGTGDKIFGSINNATLAEELAKAGVEVDKKYIKIPGNTIKRTGKFSAKVRPHRNVEFEYEFEVVSDVVAEEANTEA; encoded by the coding sequence ATGGAAATTATCCTAAAAAAAGACGTAGAAAACTTAGGACTTGAGTTTGATACTGTAAAAGTAAAACCAGGTTATGCAAGAAACTTCTTAATCCCTCAAGGTTATGCACTTCTTGCAACTCCTAAAAATAAAGCTGCTTTAGAAGCTACTTTAGAAGCTAGAAAAGAAGAAGAAGCTAAGTTAATCGCTGCTGCAACTGCAATCATTGAAAAACTAAAAGCTACTACTATCTCTATCGCTGCAAAAGTAGGTACAGGTGATAAAATTTTCGGTTCTATTAACAATGCGACTTTAGCTGAAGAATTAGCTAAAGCTGGTGTAGAAGTAGACAAAAAATACATCAAAATCCCTGGAAACACTATCAAGAGAACAGGTAAATTCTCTGCTAAAGTAAGACCTCACAGAAATGTAGAATTTGAATATGAATTCGAAGTTGTTTCTGATGTAGTTGCTGAAGAAGCAAACACTGAAGCTTAA
- the rpsF gene encoding 30S ribosomal protein S6: MNNYETVFILTPVLSDAQVEEAVKKFEDFLKEHNCEIVAKENWGLKKLAYPIQLKKNGFYTLIEFKGEGTVVAGLETAFKRDERVIRYLTTKLDKHGVEYAEKRRAKVKTAKA, encoded by the coding sequence ATGAACAATTACGAAACTGTTTTCATTTTAACTCCCGTTCTATCTGACGCTCAGGTGGAGGAAGCAGTTAAAAAATTCGAAGACTTCTTAAAAGAGCACAACTGCGAAATCGTTGCTAAAGAAAATTGGGGTCTTAAAAAATTAGCTTATCCTATTCAATTAAAAAAGAATGGATTCTACACTTTGATTGAATTCAAAGGTGAAGGTACTGTAGTTGCAGGTTTAGAAACTGCTTTCAAACGTGACGAGAGAGTAATCCGTTACTTAACTACTAAGCTTGATAAGCATGGCGTTGAATACGCTGAAAAAAGAAGAGCTAAAGTAAAAACTGCTAAAGCTTAA